TTTTGTATATAGCCTACAAAACCATACAAAATACACCAcaccatctacagtacagtaagggCCAATCCCAAATTGCTctttaacttcactagggtaggggcactattttcacctccggatgaaaagtgtgcccaaagtaaaccgcctgctactcaggcccaaaagctaggatagaaaacactctaaagtttccaaaactgttcaaataatgtctgtgagtataacagaactgatttggcaggcaaaaacctgagaaaaattcaTCCGTGAAGTGGGATTTTTTATGTTTGCAGTTTTCTAttgaatgccattacagtatccattgacttaggactcaaattgcacttcctatggcttccactagatgtcaacagtctttagaaattgtttcaggcttgtattctgaaaaatgagtgaATGAGTGGACACTGCAGTGTCCCAGAGATTTTTCAAGCGTGTGACCGAGACCACGCCTTTCTTGTTGACCTTTaatattgacgacgttattgtccggttgaaatattatcgattatttaggctaaaagcAACCTGAGAATTTATTATAaatattgtttgacatgtttctatgaactttacggatactatttggatttttcatctgcctgttgtgactgcatttgagcctgtggattactgaacaaaacgcgcaaacaaaaggGAGGTTTTGGGATAtaaaagagggactttatcaaacaaaacaaacatttattgagtaaatgggagtcttgttagtgcaaccatatgaagatcatcaaaggtaagttattAATTTTATTGCTCTtcctgacttgtgtaactcctctacttggctggtaactgtttgtaatgatttgtctgctgggcgctgttctcagataatcgcatggtatgctttcgccataaagcctttggATTaactgacaccgtggttggattaacaagaagttaatctttaaaccaatgtataacacttgtatgttttatgaatttttataataagtatttctgtttttgaatttggtgctctgcaatttcactggatgttggccaggtgggatgtTACCATCCCACGTTCCCTAGTGAGGTTAAGCCCTATGCAGTAGcggagatctgagaggatttgatTGGTATAAGAAATATGAGTAAACGTCCACGTCTGatgttagcctatcagagggcaagGTGGAGTTATTACCAAATGGATTTCACCTgtcaaatcctctcagatctccacaggTGAATAGGGCACGGGGCTGTGGGGACGATATGGGATTGGGCAAAACTCTCTTCCCAGCCATTCCACTTGCCTTGACCAGATAGGAGCCGGGCTCCACTGAGCATGCCCAGTAGTGCCTGCCCTGGGTGATGGCCACGTCGCCCACCAGCAGGTCTGCAGTCAGGTGACAGGAAGTGAGCGCTAGGTCTGCGGCCTGCAGCAGGGACAGACCGGGGACGCTCCGGGCGCAGCGCTGCTCCTTACTCACCACCAGCCGGTCGGCATGGAGACCCCAGCGAGAGTCCAGGTAAAAATTTAACACtgagagaggaaggcaggggaggagagtgagatggagggagagagggtggaaggagGAGTGCAGGAAAGAAAGAAGCGGGAAGGGGAGGGTTTTGACGGGATGGAGTAAAGAAGTGAAATAGGAGAGAGGTAGAAAATAAGGGTACAGAGGAGGTAAATACAGGAATAGACTTAGAATCAGGGCAAGGAAAGAACTGAGAGTgttaagagaggaggagaggtatggACAACATGCAAGTCCTCtgtaatgaggagaggagacaaggactAATAGAAAGGGAGTCAAACTGTCCATCAACAAACTGGAAACGGATAGAAAACATTCAAAGCCAAAGGTCAATCAAAAGAGGGGATGCTTCTTTCCTAAACTGGGATAATTTTGGGGATTAATATGCCTGAGGGAAATATCACAGGATAGAATACTTTACTAGGGGAGACAAGGGATACATTGACCACTTCTCAGACCCATTAGCATGGATCTCAACCAACCAAATTGATTTCTCAAGCCTCAGGTCTTAACAAACAGCAAACCTCATAAACACACTCTGAGATTTCattatgggagagagggagaaagagggtggCTGGGAGAACAAGAGATGCATGGTATTCATGTAAAAGAAGTAGAGATATGTGCAAAGCAACAAGAGGAAAAAGGGTGTAGATGCTCACACTAACAGGCAGAGGTAGAAATGTGGATTGGGAGATTGGATCTAGGAGCGGaatgagagagatgaggagagatatgTGAAGACAAAGTGTAAAGAGGAAAGAAGCTGGGttggatagagagatgggatgggtaaagagagggatgggaggagagatggatgtaTGGGCAGAAAGAAGTATGGGAATGGGCAGAAAAAGAGAGACATTTGTCATTAAGATGATTTCCATGGATACTGTTCTGATATGCATACCAGCTATACCAAGACTTATAATGAGGCcaagtgtgtgtgttcgtgtgtgtgtgtatagtgtgtgtgcgcCTTTAGAACAGTGTATAGACCTCACCTGGTGCTGGCGGGGTGTGTAGGTACACCTCCTCACTGTACTCCCCGAAGCCGGCCTTGTTGCAGCCTCTCACcctcaacacatacacactgtccaTCTCCAACCTGTCAATCACAGCACTGGTCCCGCCCACTTCCTCCAGCCGCTGCCAGCCCCAGCGGGCCGCAGCCAATCGTCCTTGGATACCACCTCTGGCCCCGCCTCCTGGCACCACCCCACGTCGACGGAACTCCACAGAGAAGTGCCAGGCGGGGGCGGATTCCTGAGGCAGCCGCCAACACAGAAAAAGCTGGTCATAGGCCAGGGTCTTTTGGGTGTCAATGACAGGGGCCAGAGGGGCTGATGGGAGAAAACATTACAGCTGTCAGTCAGATGTTAGATTCACAAACATACAATTCTCTCTGGCTTGATTATACTGTATATGCAATACTACCAGATGTTCATTACAGTTTatagggaagcctagtggttagagcgttggactagtaaccggaaggttgcaagttcaaacccccaagctgacaaggtacaaatctgtcgttctgcccctgaacaggcagttaacccactgttcctaggccgtcattgaaaaaataatttgttcttaaccgacttgcctagcaaaataaatgtaaaataaataaacagtttgtaaacaaatcaaactttatttgtcacatgcacccgAATacgtagaccttaccgtgaaatacaTAGTTGAAGATGCAGTAATATGACATAATTAAAGGTAGAATCAGCGGGATGACGTGACCTTAACCCTCTCTGGCTGACTCTATCCTCCTTCACCTTcatattatcctcctctctctctggctgactCTATCCTCCTTCACCTtcatatcctcctctctctctctggctcactcTATCCCTCCATACCCCCCTAGACCCCAccttcatcttcctctcctctctctctgtctgactatccCTCCCCAGCCatctcctcttatcctctctctctggtggACTCTATCCCCGCTACCCCTCCCTAGCCCCTGGTCCCCTCCTTCATctttttctcctcctctgtctcaccCTGTATGAACTGCAGGTCTGTGAGGAGTTTGAGCTCTTTGGAGACGTCCAGCTGGAAGTGTCTGAAGGAGGGATCAGCGGCCAGAGAGAAACACTGCAGCCCCTCGATGGACGTGGATAACCTTGGAGAGCgcggagggggggaggggagagatggagagaggggagggagagagaaagtgagatatATTTAGATTAACTGTTTGGAAGTAGTGGAGACATACAACAAGTCGGGGGAGGGAGACAATTTTATCATTAGGGTAATACACACAGAGATAGGCAGCATTTCTGTAGCatgtacactaccagtcaaaagttttagaacacctactcattcaagggtttttctttatttatactattttctacattgttgaagagtttgcaaagctgtcatcaaggcaaagggtggctattggaagaatgtcaaatatgaaatatattttgacttgtttaataCTCAGAACACCaaccaaaaacaacaaacagaataaCGACTGTCACGTTCTGCCGGCTTCACAAAGCTAAcaaaaaaacaagatcccacaatataggtgggaaaacaggctacctaagtttgattcccaatcagagacaacgatagacagctgcctctgattgggaaccacactcggccaaaaccaaagaaatacaaaacatagaatgcccaacccacatcacaccctgacctcaccaaatagagaaataaaacatctctctgaggtcagggcgtgacaagtacATACGCAGAGGGTTAGGcaaattaacatagcaggttaggagaattaggctAAGCTGTATCCCATCAAGACATGATCCCAAAAAAAGGTCAATAATAATACCCAGTGTGCTTTGCAGTTCATTTTGGAATGTTCATTTTCACATACAGTGACTTATTTCACATTctgttgtattacagcctgaattcaaaatagattaaataaaacattttcacatttttgggggcaaatttattgaaaattaaatacagaaatattaaatgtacataagtattcacacccctaaatCACATGTTACAatcacttttggcagtgattacagcagtgAATCTttatgggtaagtctctaagagctttgcacacctggattgtacaatatttgaccATTGTTCTTTTttacattcttcaagctctgtcaagttgattgttgaccATTGTTAGACAGCCATTTCCAAGTCTTGCGATAGATTCTCAAACCGATtttagtcaaaactgtaactcggccactcagaaacattcagtgtcatcttggtaagcaactcagtgtagatttggccttgtgtttcaggttattgtcctgaataaaggtgaatttgtcttccaGTGCCTGtaggaaagcagactgaaccaggttttcttctaggattttgcctgtgtgtATCTCTATTCTATTTATTTTCTATCCTAAAAACCTCCCTAGTCCTTGCAGATTACAAGcataccataacatgatgcagtcaccaccatTCTTCAAAAAATATGTAGAGTGGTACTCAGTTatgtgttgttggatttgccccaacgctttgtattcaggacaaaatgttcatttctttgccacattttttgcagtattatttaagtgccttgttgcaaacaggatgcatgttttttgtatttttattctgtacaggcttccttcttttcagtctggagtaaatacaatgttgttgatccatcctaagTTTTCTCATAatacaaccattaaactctgtaactcttTTAATATCACctttggcctcatggtaaaatccctgagcagtttccttcctctttgGCAACTGAGATAGGAAGGACGCctctatctttgtagtgactgggtttattgatacaccatccaaattctaattaacaacttcaccatgctcaaagggatatttttttttacacatctaGCAATCAGTCTCCTTCATTGCGAAGctttgaaaaacctccctggtctttgtggttgaatcagtgtttgaaattcactactcgattgAGGGTCCTCAGGTTTGAAACTAACTGtatgtttggggtacagagatgggggtAGTTATTTAAAAAATCaggttaaccactattattgaacatggaatgagtccatgcaacttattatgcaaattgttaagcacatttttacttctgaacttatttaTGCTTTCCAAAACatgggggttgaatacttattgactgaagacatttcagcttttcatgtttTATGAATTtctaaaacataattccactgtgAAATCATGGGGTATTTGTGTGTAGATCGGAAGGGACTGTACATGTTTCATGCCACGGATCCAGTGTCAGTCAGACAAACTATCATTGGAAACAGTGAACACCGGTTGGAGcacaactaaactcagcaaaaaaagaaacattcctTTTTCAGGagcctgtctttcaaagataattcataaaaatccaaataacttcacagatcttcattgtaaagggtttcaacactgtttcccatgcctgttcaatgaaccataaacaattaatgaacatgcacctgtggaacggttgttaagacactaacagcttttcaattaaggtcacagttatgaaaagttAGGACACTactaaagaggtctttctactgactctgaaaaacaccaaaagaaagatgcccagggtttatgtgtgtctatggttgcctagattggttgtcaattagaggcagctgtttatcgttgtctctgattgggaaccatatttaggcagccaacttctttgggtatttcgtggttATTGTCGATGTCTAGTTGCCTATGTCTGAACGTTTGTAGTATAGCTTCACATTCGTTttgatattttgtttgtttgtttgtttgttttgtttgtttgtttagtgtacttcgtgtttGTTTTCATCTATCATTAAAAGGgtgtattcacatcacgctgctctttggtctcctcactacaACGTTCATGACAGCGTGAAcgtgtcttaggcatgctgcaagggggcatgaggactgcagatgtggccaaggcaatgaattgcaatgtctgtactgtgagacgcctaagacagcgctacagggagacaagacggACAGCTGACCTCcattgcagtggcagaccacttgtaacAACACCTGCCCCTTGATCGGTACAtcagaacatcacacctgcgggacaggtacaggatggcaacaacaactgcacgagttacaccaggaacacacaatccctccatcagtgctcagactgtccaaaaaaggctgagagaggctggactgagggcttgtaggcctgttataaggcaggtcttcaccagacatcaccggcaatgTAGCTgggccagacaggactggcaaaaagtgctcttcactgacgagttgcggttttgtttCACCAGCGGTGATgatcggattcgcgtttatcgtcaaaggaatgagtgttacattgaggcctgtactctggagggggatcgatttggaggtggagggaccattatggtctggggcggtgtgtcacagcatcatcggactgagcttgttgtcatcgcaggcaatctcaacgctgtgcgttacagggaagacatcctcctccctcatgtggtacccttcttgcaggctcatcctgacatgaccctccagcatgacaatgccaccagccgtactgcttgttttatgcgtgatttcctgcaagacaggaatgtcagtgttctgccatggccagcgaagagcccagatctcaatcccattgagcacgtctcggacctgttggattggacgGTGAGGACTCTAGGGGCCATTCCCACCAGAAATGTCtgtgaacttgcaggtgccttggtggaagagtggggtaacatctcacagcaagaattggcaaatctggtgcagtccatgaggaggagatgcactgcagtacttaatgcagctggtggccacaccagatactgactgttacttttgatattgaccccccttttgttcaggtacacattattccatttctgttagtcacatgtctgtggaacttgttaagTGTATGTCTCAGGTGTTGaaccttgttatgttcatacaaatatttacacatgttaagtttgctgaaaatatatacgcagttgacagtgagaggagttTAACAAAGAACAACATCACTAAAACCACGCCATGTTATTTTGATCTAACAGGTATAATGGTTCCCTTTTGTGTCCATTTGTTATTTTGCTGGTGATGTGGGATGAGCAACGAAAACACACAGAAAAAGGAAAGAAGCATAGACAATAGACATTGATAGAAGCAGTGGGAGTAGAAACGGAACAATAacagagaaacaaacaaacaaaggaaCAGCAAAATGAACAAACAACAAAACTAGGGAGTTAAAGAGTCCTGGGTATGCGTCCCTAATAGCACACGATTCCCTACAgtgcttttgaccagaaccctatgtggaatagggtgttatttgtataacaatagggtgcaatttgttTAAGTTGCCACGCTGTCTGCTGTCCAGCCAGTCAGACCTATtgtgtgtacctgctgtgtgTCTGGCGTGCTGCCTGGACGAAGCAGGGCGGGTCCGTCTCCTTCAGCAGCTCCTGGGACAACGCCATGAGGCCTGCATGCTCCAGCAGGCTCCGCCTCTCCGCTACCTGGCCCGCCAACGCATCGCCCCGCTTCTGCCTCGCCCTCTCCAGGGCCTCGGTCAATGAGGCGTGACGCTCGGCGAGGAGGGCAGTCAGGTCTCTCACGCTCTGAGACAGCTGCTCCCGTGCCGCTATGCTGTTGGCCTGGGGACAGACAGCAACACACAGGGAGTTTAGGACCatagagatatactgtatatgaatCTATATTATTCTAGAGTTGTGTTCTATTTCATTCTGTGATTAACACTGGCTACGCATTTCAACAGTCagacagcaacacacagagaggttaGGTGGACCACAGAGATGATGTTTTACACAGCAACACACAGGTTAGGACCATAGAGCAAGatattttatatatacagtatacagtagcaTAATGATGTTTACTGTGGTAAACAATGTTGTCCATCGTGGTGTGGTCAGTAGGATCAATGATCCTAATTTGCCTAAATATTCTGAAATAACTTGAAATGGCCATGGTCTAATTGACTCAACAACCAAAAAACACATGTCTAAGTTGAACTTTCTTCACAAACCAGAAAATCTATAGTTATTGCTGGTTCtttatcaaagttagctggctaactcattgatcctgctttgtagtatactcCTCTGGTGGGGTATTTCTGGAGCTCTGCAGACTGCAGTATTATTTAGTCACCTCTGTCTGCGTGATGGCACTCTCCAGCTGTGTGATCTGGCCCAGCACTGTCTCTTGGTTGGCCAGAACGTAGTTCATCTCCTTGGTAATCTTGTCCTGACAAATAAACAGTGACAACAAACAAAGAGTTTAGCACCCAGACCAGACTTAAATCCTAATGCACAACAGTAGTTCTGTATtacactacatactacattttAACTGTACTCATCTCTTACACACTGGACGATCTAAACCCACAGTTCAATGGCTACTCTTACCCCTTTCCTGTCATGCACTGTACTACTAGACTAACCACCAACCGTTGgggtggcagagtagcctagtggtaagagcgttggactagtaaccgaaaggttgcaagttcgaatccctgagctgacaggtacaaatctgtcgttctgcccctgaacaggcacttaacccactgttcctaggctgtcattgaaaataagaatttgttcttaactgacttgcctagtaaaatattggtaaaaaaacaaacatctccATTGCATGTGATATCCACTGATGCCACCGAGTATAACAACAACTTGCCATTTAGCAGATACTTTTATGCAAAGCAGCTAAAAGGTATTACATACATTATTCAGTATATTGTACAGTATAAGGCCAATGCAGGAACCATGCTATAACCAATTAAGCTATTGCACCCAGATGCCCACCTTGAGAGTCTGGTAGGCCTGGGCGACTGGCGCCACTTTGTGCCCGGCGTGTACGCGGCGCAGCTTGCAGAGCGGGCACAGCAACCGCTGGCACGTCCTACAGTAGAAGTGCAGACGCTCCTGGTCATGCTCAGGACACGACAGAACCTGGAGGAGTAGAGgcaagagggatgagagagaggagagaagagagggatgagagaggacagagagggagagagaggcaggcctcACCTTGGGCCTAAAGTTGAGGGTGGGCTGGACGTGTTCGTGCTGGGCGCGCGGTGTCCCCCAGGGGTGGTAGAGCTTGAAACACTCATTACAGAAGCTGGCTCGGCAGTCGGCACAGCCCTTAGTGGCCTCCAGGGACTGGGGAGGCTTGCAGAACTGACACATCACAGCCACACTGCCTAGGCTcactgtgtgtctgtacctgagaggaggaggggagagggagtggggggggaggagaggggaatgattaaatggagtaggagagaaagagagagcattgGGCGAATTAGGGCTGGATCGTAGTGGAAAGGGGGTGAGTGAGGGCGAAAAGAAATGGAAAAAAAGAGAGACAAAAAAGAATACGGTGGAAGGAGAAAACGGtgccaagacagagagagagtggatgggtAAGACATGGTGATAAATATCATAAAGAGATTACTGTACAGGGGGGAAATAAGTTTCTTGCAGCTACACTGCAGTAGTCCAGTGGAAGTGCAGTGTATGTCCTGCTGCAGTAGGTTACAGGAGCTCTGCTAGCTTCCTCTCTAGCGCAGCTTCACGCTGATTAACAAGAGTCAgcacttggcaccctattcccactatgtagtgcactactttgaccagggtccGCGCTACTTTTtagcagggtgccatttgggacgtagaacTTGGACACGCTCTCTCACTCACTATTTAAGGAGCTAAAGCTGCTACTAAATTGAAATGTTACACTATAGCCTACCCTGCAGCATAGAGGCATGTAACAACCGACCACCACGCAGTGTGAATGCTGTTTTTATATGTATCTTTGTCTGAGTGTGTTTgtgcacgtgcatgtgtgtgtgcgcgcgtgtgtgtcaGGGGCAGCaagtagcctagaggttaagatGTTAGGCCAATAACCAagaggtcactggttcaaatccccgacaaggtgaaaaaactGTCaaggtgcccttgagcaaaggcACGTAACCCTaactgctcctgtaagtcgctctggataagagtgtctgctaaatgattcaaATGTGAGATCTGAACCTCTTGGGAAACAAATCTTAAACAGAAATTCCTTTCCAATGGTGACACCGATTTTGCGGGCAGGGAGGGCTACATCCTCCCATAACAGAAGAAACACGATTTCACGGAAAATTCAGAAAATCATGTGAAAAGGTCATTTCGGAACACCAAATGTGATCATGTGTTTTGcatgttatcacattaacttcacataagGTCACGTGAAATTCTCAATTTTTCACATAAGGGCTCACAAGACCATGAACCGACACCTCCACTCCATATGATTGTGCATAcgcgcatgtgtgcgtgcgtgcatgtacaAGTGTaagtgtgtataagtgtgtgc
Above is a genomic segment from Oncorhynchus masou masou isolate Uvic2021 chromosome 12, UVic_Omas_1.1, whole genome shotgun sequence containing:
- the LOC135550168 gene encoding tripartite motif-containing protein 46-like isoform X1, with the translated sequence MMDALVRVSSSNMKSMERELHCPVCKEIVKQPVVLPCQHSVCLMCASEVLVQNGYPPPELPPEPNSPASTPNTRSPHQARRPMPSKADHRPIDRVLRSGFGTYLSPGRRRKEPPHAMLFPCMPCGREVELGEKGLTDCLRNLTLERIVERYRHTVSLGSVAVMCQFCKPPQSLEATKGCADCRASFCNECFKLYHPWGTPRAQHEHVQPTLNFRPKVLSCPEHDQERLHFYCRTCQRLLCPLCKLRRVHAGHKVAPVAQAYQTLKDKITKEMNYVLANQETVLGQITQLESAITQTEANSIAAREQLSQSVRDLTALLAERHASLTEALERARQKRGDALAGQVAERRSLLEHAGLMALSQELLKETDPPCFVQAARQTHSRLSTSIEGLQCFSLAADPSFRHFQLDVSKELKLLTDLQFIQAPLAPVIDTQKTLAYDQLFLCWRLPQESAPAWHFSVEFRRRGVVPGGGARGGIQGRLAAARWGWQRLEEVGGTSAVIDRLEMDSVYVLRVRGCNKAGFGEYSEEVYLHTPPAPVLNFYLDSRWGLHADRLVVSKEQRCARSVPGLSLLQAADLALTSCHLTADLLVGDVAITQGRHYWACSVEPGSYLVKVGVGLEAKLQEWFHLPQDMASPRYDPDSGHDSGAEDSLDSPPPFSFLTMGMGKIFLPHGPNHHNNHGCPANGTSPRRSPTISNGNIPASSPTGLTYPLPPRLGVCLDFEKGRVTFYDAHSLRPLWEGPVDCSGPVCPAFCFIGGGALQLQELVANRMADQTPVRRVTIQPRVTNLNN
- the LOC135550168 gene encoding tripartite motif-containing protein 46-like isoform X2; this translates as MSNMKSMERELHCPVCKEIVKQPVVLPCQHSVCLMCASEVLVQNGYPPPELPPEPNSPASTPNTRSPHQARRPMPSKADHRPIDRVLRSGFGTYLSPGRRRKEPPHAMLFPCMPCGREVELGEKGLTDCLRNLTLERIVERYRHTVSLGSVAVMCQFCKPPQSLEATKGCADCRASFCNECFKLYHPWGTPRAQHEHVQPTLNFRPKVLSCPEHDQERLHFYCRTCQRLLCPLCKLRRVHAGHKVAPVAQAYQTLKDKITKEMNYVLANQETVLGQITQLESAITQTEANSIAAREQLSQSVRDLTALLAERHASLTEALERARQKRGDALAGQVAERRSLLEHAGLMALSQELLKETDPPCFVQAARQTHSRLSTSIEGLQCFSLAADPSFRHFQLDVSKELKLLTDLQFIQAPLAPVIDTQKTLAYDQLFLCWRLPQESAPAWHFSVEFRRRGVVPGGGARGGIQGRLAAARWGWQRLEEVGGTSAVIDRLEMDSVYVLRVRGCNKAGFGEYSEEVYLHTPPAPVLNFYLDSRWGLHADRLVVSKEQRCARSVPGLSLLQAADLALTSCHLTADLLVGDVAITQGRHYWACSVEPGSYLVKVGVGLEAKLQEWFHLPQDMASPRYDPDSGHDSGAEDSLDSPPPFSFLTMGMGKIFLPHGPNHHNNHGCPANGTSPRRSPTISNGNIPASSPTGLTYPLPPRLGVCLDFEKGRVTFYDAHSLRPLWEGPVDCSGPVCPAFCFIGGGALQLQELVANRMADQTPVRRVTIQPRVTNLNN
- the LOC135550168 gene encoding tripartite motif-containing protein 46-like isoform X3 — its product is MMDALVRVSSSNMKSMERELHCPVCKEIVKQPVVLPCQHSVCLMCASEVLVQNGYPPPELPPEPNSPASTPNTRSPHQARRPMPSKADHRPIDRVLRSGFGTYLSPGRRRKEPPHAMLFPCMPCGREVELGEKGLTDCLRNLTLERIVERYRHTVSLGSVAVMCQFCKPPQSLEATKGCADCRASFCNECFKLYHPWGTPRAQHEHVQPTLNFRPKVLSCPEHDQERLHFYCRTCQRLLCPLCKLRRVHAGHKVAPVAQAYQTLKDKITKEMNYVLANQETVLGQITQLESAITQTEANSIAAREQLSQSVRDLTALLAERHASLTEALERARQKRGDALAGQVAERRSLLEHAGLMALSQELLKETDPPCFVQAARQTHSRLSTSIEGLQCFSLAADPSFRHFQLDVSKELKLLTDLQFIQAPLAPVIDTQKTLAYDQLFLCWRLPQESAPAWHFSVEFRRRGVVPGGGARGGIQGRLAAARWGWQRLEEVGGTSAVIDRLEMDSVYVLRVRGCNKAGFGEYSEEVYLHTPPAPASFLFTLCLHISLLISLIPLLDPISQSTFLPLPVSVSIYTLFPLVALHISLLLLHEYHASLVLPATLFLPLSHNEISECVYEVCCLLRPEA